In the Campylobacter lari genome, TTTAATCTTCTTATTAAAATAAGAAGATATAATTTTATTAGAGGGGGATAGTGGCGTATTCGAGTGACCCTCCCCTTTTTATATTTTAAATAGGGTTCTTTTTGGGGTTCTTTAAAAAATATAAAAAACTGCAAATATCTAAAAATAAGCCTTTATAAATATTAGTTAAAACTCAATCGGACCACCATTTTTTATTTCTTTCGATCAATTCACTACATATATTTTAGCAAATTCGTAAATTCCTGAATTTCTTTTTCTTGATCTAAGATGATTTTTTTCGCTATATCAGTGATAGTTTTATCTTTAGAATAAAATAAAATTTGTTTTGAAGCATCTACCGCACCTTGATGATGTGCTATCATCGCTTCTAAAAAGTCTTTATTGATGTTTTTACTTTCTTTAACCGAGCTCATTAAAATCATCATTTTTTGCATTAACTCTTTTTCTTCTTGAACGAATTTTTTATAAGTTTCTTCATCAATTTGAGTTTTTGTATAAAGATTTTTATCTAAAATTTCTTGAAATTCTTGAATTTCTTTTTCTTGAGCTTTGATGATATTTTGAGCGATTTTTTTCATCTCTTCACTTTTAGTATGCTCTAATAAAAGCTTAGATGAATCAATAGCACCTTGATGATGTGGGATCATATTAGCTAAAAAATCTCTTTCTATATCATTACTTTGTACTAAAGGATTTTTCATCATAGGTTCATGCATACTCATCATGATTTGTGATGAAATACTTCCAGAAGCTCCATGATGAGCATGATGAGAATTTGCAGCAAATAAAGCACTTGCTAAAACTAAACTTGAAACTATAGTTTTTATTTTCATTTTTTTCCTTAAATTTTTAATTTAAAATCAAAAATATATAAAAATATCACAAACTAAAATTAACAAAAAAATTCAATTTTTTTTTGTTATAATTTATTTAAAAATACACAAGGATGGAAAATGCTTAGAGAACTACTTGAGATAAAAAAAGAAATGGAACCTATAATTCATGATTGTTCAGTAAAAATTCAAGTAGCCGCAAGAGAAGTAATCGTAAGAAAAAGAGAATATGAAATTTATGGACCTATGATAGATAGAGTATATCTTGATAATGCCATTTATATTAAAATTTTTGGTAGTGGGCGTGATACAAAAAGTACTAAAGTAGATATTAAAAACGGCCTTTATATGGTGTATGTAGCTCCAGATAAACCAACCAATCAAGAAATAATGAATAAACTAAAAATCGCATTTGAAAGTATAGATAATAAATTCATTTCAAGAATTTTAGAACTCAATAGAAGAATGAAAGAAGTAATCAATAAAACCCAAGCAACTCTAGCAAAAGCATCAAATATGAATGTTTTAATAG is a window encoding:
- a CDS encoding DUF305 domain-containing protein — encoded protein: MKIKTIVSSLVLASALFAANSHHAHHGASGSISSQIMMSMHEPMMKNPLVQSNDIERDFLANMIPHHQGAIDSSKLLLEHTKSEEMKKIAQNIIKAQEKEIQEFQEILDKNLYTKTQIDEETYKKFVQEEKELMQKMMILMSSVKESKNINKDFLEAMIAHHQGAVDASKQILFYSKDKTITDIAKKIILDQEKEIQEFTNLLKYM